Proteins encoded together in one Triticum dicoccoides isolate Atlit2015 ecotype Zavitan chromosome 7B, WEW_v2.0, whole genome shotgun sequence window:
- the LOC119337833 gene encoding uncharacterized protein LOC119337833, whose amino-acid sequence MVSDQELARYVESFVRQAAALPGAAGAGISPDAVVRQLQAQLGVDLAPRAPLIRDILIALLSPALGPAPRKDHFAPASSPHAQPHFSTTTTTASASAPAGVPHFFSQQPTPQQLQSYYAASQQYQQQHQHQQQQHRASPPASSPYDAPGSFRYAQPGEAQLQRLVQLQQYQQQQQQHQQQQMAAAANAATAGASPRGPVAESPRGAAPARAKKESASTGVKRRGGPGGLNKICGVSPELQAIVGEPTMARTEIVKQLWAYIRRNDLQDPNNKRKIICNDELRLVFETDCTDMFKMNKLLAKHIKPLEPTKDSNRDMKKLKPVEDVPVPPAEDVATNQPLVNVSDALASFFGTGEREMSQSEVVKRVWDHIKSNNLEDPSNPTMILCDSKLKDLFGCESVTAPAVSELLSDHLFKQPNKI is encoded by the exons CGTGCGCCAGCTCCAGGCGCAGCTCGGCGTCGACCTCGCCCCCAGGGCGCCGCTCATCCGCGACATCCTCATCGCGCTCCTCTCCCCCGCCCTTGGCCCCGCTCCGCGTAAAGACCATTTTGCCCCCGCCTCCTCTCCCCACGCCCAGCCCCActtcagcaccaccaccaccacggcctccgcTTCCGCCCCCGCCGGCGTGCCCCACTTCTTCTCGCAGCAACCGACACCGCAGCAGCTGCAGTCCTATTACGCCGCCTCGCAGCAGTACCAGCAGCAGCaccagcaccagcagcagcagcaccgcGCCAGCCCGCCGGCCTCATCGCCGTATGACGCCCCAGGGTCGTTCCGCTACGCACAGCCCGGCGAGGCGCAGCTGCAGAGGCTCGTCCAGCTGCAGcagtaccagcagcagcagcagcagcaccagcagcagcagaTGGCCGCCGCGGCTAATGCGGCCACGGCGGGGGCCAGTCCGCGTGGGCCGGTGGCCGAGAGTCCGCGTGGGGCCGCGCCCGCGAGGGCCAAGAAGGAAAG TGCAAGTACTGGAGTAAAACGAAGAGGTGGTCCAGGGGGATTAAACAAAATCTGTGGTGTTTCGCCTGAGCTGCAAGCTATTGTTGGTGAACCAACAATGGCTAGGACTGAG ATCGTTAAGCAGCTTTGGGCGTACATTCGCAGGAATGACTTGCAGGACCCAAACAATAAGAGAAAGATCATATGCAATGATGAGCTACGATTGGTTTTTGAGACTGATTGCACTGATATGTTCAAGATGAACAAGCTTTTAGCGAAGCATATAAAACCACTCGAGCCAACAA AAGATTCAAATCGAGATATGAAGAAGCTGAAGCCTGTGGAAGATGTTCCCGTTCCTCCTGCCGAAGATGTTGCTACAAACCAACCTCTAGTTAACGTGTCTGATGCTCTTGCTAGCTTTTTTGGAACTGGAGAAAGAGAGATGTCCCAATCTGAGGTTGTCAAGCGTGTTTGGGACCACATCAAAAGCAACAATCTAGAG GATCCATCAAATCCCACGATGATATTATGCGACTCTAAGCTTAAAGATCTCTTTGGGTGTGAAAGCGTAACTGCTCCGGCTGTTTCAGAGTTGCTGTCAGACCACCTTTTCAAGCAACCTAACAAGATCTAA
- the LOC119337834 gene encoding uncharacterized protein LOC119337834, producing MASTLSCLPPPLAASPTRLRRNGASVSRPGRQCRAWSNGAGTRRKRSGGRLRVEALFGDGGGGGEDGFRAVMRIVKLNSAIQNRSVRELLELVADECRYFCRNITPVSVSEMSKSVFLFLHEMMLRHQVSFVLKPAENGAFDLGVKWSLEWKGQKLPWDVDCTVSTTHVYTGLLLVSQVNKACGPLLQRILQMIYQNLDAVVLIVANKLLPDGTLDEKERSNIIVCAIIGLVVMVLFYAMFNNL from the exons ATGGCTTCGACCCTGTCATGCCTTCCTCCTCCTCTTGCCGCGTCGCCGACCCGCCTGCGCCGAAACGGCGCGAGCGTTAGCAGGCCCGGGCGTCAATGCAGGGCATGGAGCAACGGCGCGGGGACGAGGAGGAAGAGAAGCGGCGGTAGACTGCGCGTGGAGGCTCTGTTcggcgacggaggaggaggaggggaagacGGGTTCCGGGCGGTGATGAGGATCGTGAAGCTCAACTCTGCCATCCAGAACCGGAGCGTCCGGGAGCTGCTGGAGCTGGTCGCCGACGAGTGCCGGTATTTCTGCCGCAACATCACGCCCGTCAGCGTTTCGGAGATGAGCAAG agcgtgttcctgtttctacatgagATGATGCTCCGGCACCAGGTCTCGTTCGTGCTCAAGCCCGCGGAGAACGGAGCCTTCGACCTGGGCGTCAAGTGGTCGCTAG AATGGAAGGGCCAGAAGCTGCCCTGGGACGTAGACTGCACTGTATCCACGACCCACGTCTACACAGGCCTACTGCTCGTCAG CCAAGTGAACAAGGCATGTGGGCCGCTCCTGCAGAGGATTCTACAGATGATTTACCAG AATCTGGATGCGGTTGTTTTGATCGTGGCAAACAAGCTCCTACCGGACGGCACGCTGGATGAGAAGGAGAGAAGCAACATAATTGTGTGTGCCATCATTGGCCTGGTGGTCATGGTTCTGTTCTACGCCATGTTTAACAACTTGTAG